In Luteitalea sp. TBR-22, one genomic interval encodes:
- a CDS encoding GAF domain-containing protein has product MAESEPSLLPAQRVVRLAKRSRRALVRLSEEAALLDEICRAAVEDGGYRFAWVGLAEHDTPRRVRPVAQAGESAGYLESAVILWDDSPEGRGPTGTAVRTGVPQWTRDVATDPLMTPWRELLLARSFRSSIALPLSAAGGVLGALTIYADTPDAFDAEEVEILSELAGDLAFGLDTLRTRQAHRMMALAVEQSPAVVVITDLEGRIQYVNPRFTELTGYTLDEVRGRNPRILKSGVTPPEEYARLWRTVTSGGRWSGEFHQRCKDGRTYIERAEILPMLGPSGQLVGYLKVAEDISARAALEEQLRQAQKMEAVGRLAGGIAHDFNNVLTVIQGFTELARLQVPQGDPLRADLEQVLDAAGRAATLTRQLLAFSRQRVLVRAEIDVAAVARDAAPMLRRLAGEDIAFDIDVPDAALVVGAEPGNVEQILMNLVVNARDAMPNGGTLSLAVGTVASVDRPTVLAAPAPGPYVQVEVRDTGCGMDEATVARIFEPFFTTKPAGKGTGLGLSTVYGIVKQGKGALDVSSAPGVGTAIRVYLPLSRDCLAPVAVPVAHSARDVRGSETVLVVDDDGGVGQFAARTLRRAGFTVLVADNPGEALLAVEQRQGKVDLLLTDVVMSYMTGPELWRRLAQAKPDLQCLFMSGYPDDVLTEKSLDASAVRLIRKPFTGDELVRRVRQMLDEA; this is encoded by the coding sequence ATGGCCGAGTCGGAACCTTCCCTGCTGCCTGCACAGCGAGTCGTACGACTCGCGAAGCGCTCCCGCCGGGCGCTGGTGCGCCTGTCGGAGGAGGCGGCGCTGCTCGACGAGATCTGCCGCGCGGCCGTCGAGGACGGCGGCTACCGCTTCGCCTGGGTCGGACTGGCCGAGCACGACACGCCGCGGCGCGTGCGTCCAGTGGCACAGGCCGGCGAGAGCGCAGGGTACCTGGAGTCGGCCGTCATCCTCTGGGACGACTCACCCGAGGGCCGTGGCCCCACCGGTACGGCGGTCCGCACCGGCGTCCCGCAATGGACGCGCGACGTCGCCACCGACCCGCTGATGACCCCGTGGCGGGAACTCCTGCTGGCCCGCAGCTTCAGGTCGTCGATTGCGCTGCCGCTGAGCGCCGCCGGCGGCGTGCTCGGGGCGCTGACCATCTACGCGGACACGCCCGACGCCTTCGACGCGGAGGAAGTGGAGATCCTGTCGGAACTGGCCGGCGACCTCGCCTTCGGCCTCGACACGCTCCGCACCCGCCAGGCTCATCGCATGATGGCCCTGGCCGTCGAGCAGAGTCCCGCCGTGGTCGTCATCACGGACCTCGAGGGGCGCATCCAGTACGTGAATCCCCGCTTCACCGAACTCACCGGCTACACGCTTGACGAGGTGCGCGGGCGCAACCCGCGCATCCTGAAGTCCGGGGTCACGCCACCGGAGGAGTACGCGCGGCTCTGGCGGACGGTGACCTCCGGCGGCCGCTGGAGTGGCGAGTTCCACCAGCGCTGCAAGGACGGGCGTACCTACATCGAGCGAGCCGAGATCCTGCCGATGCTGGGTCCGAGCGGACAACTGGTCGGGTACCTCAAGGTCGCCGAGGACATCAGCGCCAGGGCCGCGCTCGAGGAGCAGCTCCGACAGGCCCAGAAGATGGAGGCGGTGGGGCGCCTGGCCGGCGGGATCGCCCACGACTTCAACAACGTGCTCACGGTGATCCAGGGCTTCACCGAGCTGGCGCGCCTGCAGGTGCCGCAGGGCGATCCGCTGCGAGCCGACCTGGAGCAGGTGCTCGACGCAGCGGGCCGTGCCGCGACGCTGACGCGGCAACTGCTCGCCTTCAGTCGCCAGCGGGTGCTGGTGCGGGCCGAGATCGACGTCGCCGCCGTCGCGCGCGACGCGGCGCCGATGCTGCGCCGCCTGGCCGGCGAAGACATCGCCTTCGACATCGATGTGCCTGACGCGGCGCTGGTGGTGGGCGCCGAGCCGGGCAACGTCGAGCAGATCCTGATGAACCTGGTGGTCAACGCGCGAGACGCGATGCCCAACGGCGGCACGCTCTCGCTCGCCGTCGGCACCGTCGCGTCGGTCGACAGGCCCACCGTCCTGGCCGCACCCGCTCCCGGTCCCTACGTCCAGGTGGAAGTTCGCGACACGGGCTGCGGGATGGACGAGGCGACGGTGGCTCGGATCTTCGAGCCGTTCTTCACGACCAAGCCGGCCGGCAAGGGCACCGGCCTCGGCCTCTCGACCGTGTACGGCATCGTCAAGCAGGGCAAGGGCGCCCTCGACGTCAGCAGCGCGCCGGGCGTCGGCACCGCGATCCGGGTCTACCTCCCCCTCAGTCGGGACTGCCTGGCGCCGGTCGCCGTCCCGGTCGCCCATAGCGCGAGGGACGTGCGCGGGTCCGAGACGGTCCTCGTGGTCGACGATGATGGAGGGGTCGGGCAGTTCGCGGCGCGGACGCTGCGCCGGGCCGGCTTCACGGTGCTCGTTGCAGACAACCCCGGCGAGGCGCTCCTGGCCGTGGAGCAACGCCAGGGCAAGGTGGACCTGCTCCTGACCGACGTGGTGATGTCGTACATGACCGGTCCCGAACTCTGGCGCCGCCTGGCGCAGGCGAAGCCCGACCTGCAGTGCCTCTTCATGTCCGGCTATCCCGACGACGTACTCACCGAGAAGAGCCTGGACGCCAGTGCCGTGCGGCTCATTCGCAAGCCGTTCACCGGCGACGAGCTGGTCAGACGCGTGCGCCAGATGCTCGACGAGGCGTGA
- a CDS encoding PLP-dependent cysteine synthase family protein, which produces MATRPPGIPTFGLPSASAARPGAGSIIEQVGNTPLLRLRHVAGPQAGIPDGVEVHAKAEHLNPSGSVKDRAALAMLLDGLRSGDLRPGKTILDATSGNTGIAYAMIGAALGYPVTVCLPATASPERKRLLHIYGAEVIETDPLSATDGAQREARRLVERDPDRYFYADQYNNAANWQAHFEHTGAEIWAQTQGRVTHFLAGLGTSGTFVGTSRRLKHFNPAIRCISMQPDLPLHGIEGMKHMPTAVVPGIYDPSVADDAVEVGTTEAQEMARRLAREEGLLVGVSAGANVVAALRLARDLPPGSVVVTVLCDGGSRYLTDDFWTGDLA; this is translated from the coding sequence ATGGCGACGCGCCCGCCGGGCATCCCGACGTTCGGGTTGCCGTCGGCGAGCGCTGCGCGCCCGGGCGCGGGCAGCATCATCGAGCAGGTCGGCAACACCCCGTTGCTGCGCCTGCGGCACGTGGCCGGGCCGCAGGCAGGCATTCCCGACGGCGTGGAAGTGCACGCCAAGGCCGAGCACCTCAACCCGAGCGGCTCGGTGAAGGACCGCGCCGCCCTGGCGATGCTGCTCGATGGGCTTCGCAGCGGCGACCTGAGGCCCGGCAAGACCATCCTCGACGCGACCAGCGGCAACACCGGCATCGCCTACGCCATGATTGGCGCCGCGCTCGGCTATCCGGTCACCGTCTGCCTGCCGGCCACGGCCAGTCCGGAACGCAAGCGCCTGCTGCACATCTATGGCGCCGAGGTGATCGAAACCGACCCGCTGTCGGCCACCGATGGCGCGCAGCGCGAAGCCAGGCGCCTGGTCGAACGCGATCCCGATCGGTACTTCTACGCCGACCAGTACAACAACGCCGCCAACTGGCAGGCGCACTTCGAGCACACCGGTGCCGAGATCTGGGCGCAGACGCAGGGCCGCGTCACCCACTTCCTGGCCGGGCTCGGCACTTCCGGCACGTTCGTCGGCACCTCGCGCCGGCTGAAGCACTTCAACCCCGCCATCCGCTGCATCTCGATGCAGCCCGACCTGCCCCTGCACGGCATCGAGGGCATGAAGCACATGCCGACGGCCGTGGTGCCGGGCATCTACGATCCGTCGGTGGCCGATGACGCCGTGGAGGTGGGCACGACGGAGGCGCAGGAGATGGCACGCCGCCTGGCCCGCGAGGAAGGCCTGCTGGTCGGAGTCAGCGCCGGCGCCAACGTGGTCGCGGCGCTGCGGCTCGCGAGGGATCTGCCGCCGGGGTCGGTCGTCGTGACGGTGCTCTGCGACGGCGGCAGCCGCTACCTGACCGACGACTTCTGGACCGGAGACCTCGCGTGA
- a CDS encoding M56 family metallopeptidase — translation MTSTLLDSFAPFLAGLLVKATLVVAIAALVQGLARRWLSAAGRHLVTLVATSMLLALPLLSLALPRWAPTMPERAAALMPARQSQASTLDVALADLVDRSVGLQPLETVKSTVSREAASTPVPVEPVARLSWRAAGVAFYLAGVSAMVVHLLVQRRRVRRLAREARAVDDPSWLTLVADGARVLGVRRSVRTLRGRRSTMPMTFGTIRPAILLPVTADTWTDDRRRAVILHELAHVARADCFTQWVACVMRAVYWCHPGAWWLVGRLQVDSEFASDDLVLAAGTPARAYAGHLLDIAYAHGGGRAPAVAVPMARRSQIETRLRALLDDSRRRRGPSRPARLATTAGAFAVLLPLASATQPAAPAPTVAAPAPVVAASAPTPVSTPAVPRVAMPVTTPMHVATPMVAPSPAVAAMQTPAPAPVVARSPAPTGSAGGCTWEVGEGKEGALYLSMQFGRSQSGRSVPLQQFEGLTTTQLTTGGSVRFTIRRDAGTFTFEGVARSGAAAGVCSFAPSPTFGPELARRGITGLTAADQEQMARHDVGLALVDELRTQKYATPTVAELVKAGQHGVHVAYVRGMGALGYATGSIGPLIALRDHGVTPDYAQALASLGYARLPIDELQRARDHGVTADYVRGMREAGHGTLTLDQLITTRDHGVTAGYLREMKALGIGGSLETLVNARDHGITSSYVRDLGALGVAGPLDTLVRLRDHGVTPNYVEELRKIGYTGLSVDELVRLRDHGMTASRIGQANTRAGSRQSVEALLDGARRGR, via the coding sequence ATGACCTCGACGCTGCTCGATTCGTTCGCGCCGTTCCTGGCTGGCCTGCTCGTGAAGGCCACCCTCGTCGTGGCCATCGCGGCCCTGGTCCAGGGGCTGGCGCGACGATGGCTGTCGGCCGCGGGTCGACACCTCGTCACGCTGGTGGCGACGTCGATGCTCCTGGCGCTGCCGCTGCTGTCGCTGGCGCTGCCGCGCTGGGCACCCACGATGCCCGAGCGCGCGGCCGCGCTGATGCCGGCCCGCCAGTCGCAGGCGTCGACCCTAGACGTCGCGTTGGCCGACCTCGTCGATCGGTCCGTCGGCCTCCAGCCCCTCGAGACCGTCAAGTCGACGGTCTCCCGCGAGGCCGCGTCGACTCCCGTGCCGGTAGAGCCGGTCGCGCGCCTGTCGTGGCGCGCCGCGGGCGTGGCGTTCTACCTGGCGGGCGTGAGCGCGATGGTCGTCCACCTGCTCGTGCAGCGGCGACGCGTGCGCCGCCTGGCACGCGAGGCTCGCGCCGTGGACGACCCGAGCTGGCTGACCCTGGTGGCCGATGGCGCCCGCGTCCTCGGCGTCCGCCGGTCGGTGCGCACCTTGCGCGGACGCCGCAGCACGATGCCGATGACCTTCGGAACGATCCGGCCGGCGATCCTGCTGCCGGTCACCGCCGACACGTGGACCGACGACCGCCGCCGGGCGGTGATCCTGCACGAACTGGCGCATGTTGCCCGAGCCGACTGTTTCACGCAGTGGGTCGCGTGCGTGATGCGCGCCGTCTACTGGTGCCATCCGGGCGCGTGGTGGTTGGTCGGACGCCTGCAGGTCGACAGCGAGTTCGCCTCTGACGACCTGGTGCTGGCCGCCGGCACCCCGGCCCGAGCCTACGCCGGGCATCTGCTCGACATCGCCTACGCCCACGGCGGCGGCCGCGCCCCGGCCGTCGCGGTGCCGATGGCGCGCCGCTCCCAGATCGAGACCCGGTTGCGCGCCCTGCTCGACGACTCCCGCCGGCGCCGCGGCCCGTCGCGGCCGGCCCGCCTGGCCACGACCGCCGGCGCCTTCGCCGTGCTCCTGCCCCTGGCCAGCGCGACCCAGCCGGCGGCGCCCGCGCCCACCGTCGCCGCTCCCGCCCCTGTCGTTGCGGCCTCGGCCCCGACACCCGTCTCCACGCCGGCAGTGCCCCGTGTCGCCATGCCCGTCACGACGCCGATGCACGTGGCGACCCCGATGGTCGCGCCCTCACCGGCCGTCGCGGCGATGCAGACGCCCGCACCAGCGCCCGTCGTCGCGCGATCACCCGCCCCGACCGGATCGGCCGGGGGCTGCACCTGGGAGGTCGGCGAGGGCAAGGAAGGCGCGTTGTACCTGTCGATGCAGTTCGGGCGGTCCCAGAGCGGTCGTTCGGTGCCCCTCCAGCAGTTCGAGGGCCTGACGACGACCCAGCTGACGACGGGCGGTTCGGTGCGGTTCACCATCCGCCGCGATGCTGGCACCTTCACGTTCGAGGGCGTGGCGCGCAGCGGGGCTGCGGCCGGCGTGTGCAGCTTCGCGCCGTCGCCGACCTTCGGGCCGGAACTCGCCAGGCGCGGAATCACAGGTCTGACGGCAGCCGACCAGGAGCAGATGGCCCGCCACGACGTCGGCCTGGCGCTGGTCGACGAGTTGCGCACGCAGAAGTACGCGACGCCGACGGTGGCCGAGCTGGTCAAGGCCGGCCAGCACGGCGTGCACGTCGCGTACGTCCGCGGCATGGGGGCGCTCGGATACGCCACGGGTTCGATCGGGCCGCTCATCGCGCTTCGCGACCACGGCGTCACGCCCGATTACGCCCAGGCGCTCGCGTCGCTCGGCTACGCGAGGCTGCCGATCGATGAGCTGCAGCGCGCCCGCGATCACGGTGTGACGGCCGACTACGTCCGGGGCATGCGCGAGGCCGGCCACGGCACGCTCACCCTGGACCAGCTGATCACGACCCGCGATCACGGCGTCACCGCGGGCTACCTGCGCGAGATGAAGGCGCTCGGCATCGGCGGGTCGCTCGAGACGCTCGTGAACGCGCGCGATCACGGCATCACGTCCTCGTACGTCCGCGACCTCGGGGCGCTCGGCGTGGCGGGGCCGCTCGACACGCTCGTCCGCCTGCGCGACCACGGCGTCACGCCGAACTACGTCGAGGAGTTGCGCAAGATCGGCTACACCGGGCTGTCGGTGGACGAACTCGTGCGGCTGCGCGATCACGGCATGACGGCCTCGCGGATCGGCCAGGCCAACACGCGCGCCGGCAGCCGCCAGTCGGTAGAGGCGCTGCTCGACGGCGCACGTCGCGGGCGCTGA
- a CDS encoding BlaI/MecI/CopY family transcriptional regulator, translating into MTAPAGANIFAVREKIRPALETTRMPRTTSLDLTRRESQIMDILYRRRRASVEDIRAELPDAPSPSSVRKLLEIMIERGLLAREYDGPRFVYFPAVRQEDASRSALRRLVRTFFDDSPGAAAAALLGMSTSTLSPEEYKRLRALLDRARSQGA; encoded by the coding sequence TTGACGGCGCCCGCTGGCGCGAATATCTTCGCCGTGCGCGAAAAAATTCGCCCAGCGCTGGAGACCACCCGCATGCCGAGGACCACCTCGCTCGACCTGACGCGGCGCGAAAGCCAGATCATGGACATCCTGTACCGGCGCCGCCGCGCCTCGGTGGAGGACATCCGCGCCGAGCTTCCCGATGCGCCCAGCCCGTCGAGCGTCCGCAAGCTGCTCGAGATCATGATCGAGCGCGGCCTGCTCGCCCGCGAATACGACGGCCCGCGCTTCGTCTACTTCCCGGCCGTCCGCCAGGAGGACGCCAGCCGTTCGGCGTTGCGCCGCCTGGTGCGCACGTTCTTCGACGACTCGCCCGGCGCAGCTGCCGCCGCCCTCCTCGGCATGAGCACCTCGACGCTCTCACCCGAGGAATACAAACGCCTTCGCGCGCTGCTCGATCGGGCGCGCTCCCAGGGAGCCTGA
- a CDS encoding Mov34/MPN/PAD-1 family protein produces the protein MIVLPQDHRTAIAAHAVEAHPEECCGLMLGTFDDGGDRVVRELLPISNARESEARHNRFLIGPMEMLKGEREARARGLDVVGIYHSHPDVPAVPSQFDLDHAWPVYSYVIVTSHADSTGDLRSWQLREDRSGFDEEQVGTPDGGPPGRT, from the coding sequence GTGATCGTGCTGCCACAGGACCATCGCACCGCGATCGCGGCGCACGCCGTGGAGGCGCATCCGGAAGAGTGCTGCGGCCTGATGCTCGGCACGTTCGACGACGGGGGCGATCGGGTGGTGCGCGAGCTGCTGCCGATCTCCAACGCCCGGGAAAGCGAGGCGCGCCACAACCGCTTCCTGATCGGGCCGATGGAGATGCTCAAGGGCGAACGCGAGGCCCGGGCCCGCGGCCTCGACGTCGTCGGCATCTACCACTCGCACCCGGACGTCCCGGCGGTGCCCTCGCAGTTCGACCTCGATCACGCATGGCCGGTGTATTCGTACGTCATCGTCACCTCGCACGCCGACAGCACCGGCGACCTGCGCTCCTGGCAACTGCGCGAGGATCGCTCGGGCTTCGACGAGGAGCAGGTCGGCACTCCTGACGGAGGACCTCCCGGGCGCACGTAA
- a CDS encoding DUF302 domain-containing protein, which yields MSQTDPAYGYTTHLPGIPFAEARTRVTDALKAQGFGVLTEIDVTATLKAKLDKDFRQYVILGACNPALAFKALSAELGIGLMLPCNVCVWEEEGGSVVSIVKPSAMFQVVQSEALDEVMRDADARLQQALTQVAAR from the coding sequence ATGAGCCAGACCGATCCCGCCTACGGATACACGACCCACCTGCCCGGCATCCCGTTCGCCGAGGCGCGGACCCGCGTCACCGACGCCCTCAAGGCGCAGGGCTTCGGGGTGCTCACCGAGATCGACGTCACGGCAACGCTGAAGGCCAAGCTCGACAAGGACTTCCGCCAGTACGTGATCCTGGGCGCCTGCAACCCGGCCCTGGCGTTCAAGGCGCTCTCGGCCGAGCTCGGCATCGGACTCATGCTGCCGTGCAATGTCTGCGTCTGGGAGGAGGAGGGCGGCTCGGTGGTGTCGATCGTCAAGCCGAGCGCGATGTTCCAGGTCGTGCAGTCCGAGGCGCTCGACGAGGTGATGCGCGACGCCGACGCGCGCCTGCAGCAGGCGCTGACGCAGGTGGCGGCGCGCTGA
- a CDS encoding Gfo/Idh/MocA family protein, whose amino-acid sequence MKKTTIWTVGRQVTRREFVGRAIATGVVFSQAPAFLRGQNLNSKLDIAVIGAGGRGRASLNELTIDPANPPKRTDGSGPLDRHPDENIVALCDINQESVDAAGVRYPKAAKFVDLRKVFDKPDAFDSVVVATAEHTHVFATYLALTHGKHVYCEKPLAYNIWETRLVRETARKHPKLMTQMGNQGHASPMRRTIREILDTGVIGKVKEVHVWADRAWGLQDAASAEKYDKPHGFYNGIQIVDRFREPMEVPASLHFDLWLGPAPERPYHATYFPGPRWYRWWDFGNGTMSDLGSHDNDVPYTVLEYLWKEDAKAGRYLAPKSVHAESPNVPRPHPELAPATLKATYEYVGANGEPLTLVWYQGDVKPDGWTEAWGKRSCIFIGDKGKLLGNGKLLVDGNVVDHPAPPERLPRSPGHWVEWVDAIRGKGPVPGSNFQYAAWTTEANHLGNVAYRTGKKIEWDWRTMRATNAPEAAPYIRRPSYRKGWDDILKTT is encoded by the coding sequence GTGAAGAAGACGACGATCTGGACAGTCGGACGCCAGGTCACGCGGCGCGAGTTCGTGGGGCGGGCGATCGCCACCGGGGTGGTGTTCTCGCAGGCGCCTGCCTTCCTGCGCGGGCAGAACCTGAACAGCAAGCTCGACATCGCCGTCATCGGTGCGGGCGGTCGCGGGCGAGCCAGCCTCAACGAACTGACCATCGATCCGGCCAACCCGCCCAAGCGCACCGATGGCAGCGGCCCGCTCGACCGTCATCCCGACGAGAACATCGTCGCGCTCTGCGACATCAACCAGGAGTCGGTGGACGCCGCCGGCGTGCGGTATCCCAAGGCCGCGAAGTTCGTCGACCTGCGCAAGGTGTTCGACAAGCCCGACGCCTTCGACTCCGTGGTCGTCGCCACTGCGGAGCACACGCACGTCTTCGCCACGTACCTGGCGCTGACGCACGGCAAGCACGTCTACTGCGAGAAACCGCTCGCCTACAACATCTGGGAGACCCGGCTGGTGCGCGAGACGGCGCGCAAGCACCCCAAGCTGATGACCCAGATGGGCAACCAGGGGCATGCCTCCCCGATGCGCCGCACCATCCGGGAGATCCTCGACACCGGCGTGATCGGCAAGGTGAAGGAAGTCCACGTGTGGGCCGATCGCGCGTGGGGCCTGCAGGATGCGGCCTCGGCGGAGAAGTACGACAAGCCGCACGGCTTCTACAACGGCATCCAGATCGTCGATCGGTTCCGCGAGCCGATGGAGGTGCCGGCCAGCCTGCACTTCGATCTCTGGCTCGGCCCGGCACCCGAGCGCCCGTACCACGCCACCTACTTCCCGGGCCCGCGCTGGTACCGGTGGTGGGACTTCGGCAACGGCACGATGAGCGACCTCGGCAGCCACGACAACGACGTGCCGTACACGGTGCTCGAGTACCTGTGGAAGGAGGACGCCAAGGCCGGTCGCTATCTCGCGCCCAAGTCCGTGCACGCCGAGTCACCCAACGTGCCCAGGCCGCACCCGGAACTCGCGCCGGCGACCCTGAAGGCCACCTACGAGTACGTGGGCGCCAACGGCGAGCCGCTCACGCTGGTGTGGTACCAGGGCGACGTGAAGCCGGACGGCTGGACCGAGGCCTGGGGCAAGCGCTCGTGCATCTTCATCGGCGACAAGGGCAAGCTGCTCGGCAACGGCAAGCTGCTCGTCGACGGCAACGTGGTGGACCACCCGGCCCCGCCGGAGCGCCTGCCGCGCTCGCCGGGACACTGGGTGGAGTGGGTCGACGCCATCCGCGGCAAGGGGCCGGTGCCCGGATCGAACTTCCAGTACGCGGCGTGGACGACGGAGGCCAATCACCTCGGCAACGTCGCCTACCGCACCGGCAAGAAGATCGAGTGGGATTGGCGGACGATGCGCGCCACCAACGCACCGGAGGCCGCGCCGTACATCCGACGGCCGTCCTATCGCAAGGGCTGGGACGACATCCTGAAGACGACGTAG
- a CDS encoding methyltransferase, with protein sequence MAPQPFEAPVTSPASLYRYRDGLYAADLLTAAIVEFDLFTWIDAHPSTIEALCAHFGFDRRAADVLVTLLVSRDYLARDGEVLRTTALAREHLVAGSPWSLGPYYAALKERPFVQDFARVLRTGQPATWGGGAHGQDWHTAMEDDAFARRFTAAMDCRGLYLGEALARTVDLSGHQRLLDVGGGSGIYACALVARHPHLRATVLDQAPVTRIAGLLVEERGFASAIDVHAANFFAEPLPGGHDVHLYSNVLHDWDAPQVRHLLSASFAALPPGGLLVIHDAFVNADKTGPVAVAEYSALLMHASQGKCYATSEYAKHLADAGFVDVTHADTVADRGVMTARKA encoded by the coding sequence ATGGCCCCGCAGCCCTTCGAAGCGCCGGTCACCTCGCCGGCGTCCCTGTATCGCTACCGCGACGGCCTCTACGCCGCCGACCTGCTGACGGCGGCGATCGTCGAGTTCGACCTCTTCACGTGGATCGACGCCCACCCGTCGACGATCGAGGCCCTGTGCGCGCACTTCGGCTTCGATCGGCGCGCCGCCGACGTGCTGGTGACCCTGCTCGTGTCGCGTGACTATCTGGCGCGCGACGGCGAGGTGCTGCGCACCACGGCGCTGGCGCGTGAGCACCTGGTGGCGGGCTCGCCGTGGTCCCTGGGCCCCTACTACGCCGCGCTCAAGGAACGGCCGTTCGTGCAGGATTTCGCCCGGGTGCTGCGCACCGGGCAGCCCGCCACCTGGGGCGGCGGCGCGCACGGGCAGGACTGGCATACGGCGATGGAGGACGACGCCTTCGCCCGACGGTTCACGGCGGCGATGGATTGTCGCGGGCTGTACCTCGGCGAGGCGCTGGCGCGCACCGTTGATCTCTCCGGGCACCAGCGGTTGCTCGACGTCGGCGGCGGGTCGGGCATCTACGCGTGCGCCTTGGTCGCCAGACACCCGCACCTGCGCGCCACCGTGCTGGACCAGGCGCCGGTCACCCGCATCGCCGGCCTGCTCGTCGAGGAACGCGGCTTCGCCAGCGCCATCGACGTGCACGCGGCCAACTTCTTCGCCGAGCCGCTGCCCGGCGGCCACGACGTGCACCTGTACTCGAACGTCCTGCACGACTGGGACGCGCCGCAGGTGCGACACCTGCTGTCGGCGTCGTTCGCGGCCCTCCCTCCAGGCGGGCTGCTGGTGATCCATGACGCGTTCGTCAACGCCGACAAGACCGGCCCGGTGGCCGTCGCCGAGTATTCCGCCCTGCTGATGCATGCCTCGCAGGGCAAGTGCTACGCGACGTCGGAGTACGCGAAGCACCTGGCCGACGCCGGCTTCGTCGACGTGACGCACGCCGACACCGTCGCCGACCGCGGCGTGATGACCGCCCGGAAGGCCTGA